The stretch of DNA TTTTTTCATTAAATTGTTCCTCCTAATACATCTATTCACTACTTTGTGGATTTGGTCAATGGGGATAATAAAGTTAAAGGTAACCCATCAGTAACCAATTCATTCTTTACTTTTTATTACCCAATGCCAAAATCGTTCCATAATTCAAGATCATGTATTATTTAATCTTTGATTTTTATCTAAAAAAATTTTATCTCCCCAAATTTTATATGCGGCGCCATATAATATCGTAACACGATATATTTGAAGGCAAACAAAATGATTATGGGTACATATTAATCCCACAAAATAGCCAAATATAACAATTAGAGCAACACATGGCGGTATATAATTGAAAAAAGGAAATATAACAGAAATATTGAGATATTGGGAACATATAAATAAGTTAATACGATTAAAACACCGCGAAACAGCCCAAAAATATGAGTTAACATTTGAACAGTTCCATTTGATGATAGAACTGGATCACCATGCTGAATTCAAGCTTGATACCTATGAGTTACCACCAACAGTGGGAGAAATTGCAGCAGATATCGGAAATGCTCCCCATACATTATCTGAACGCATAAAAAGACTCGAAAAGAAAGGTATGGTTAAAAAAATAAAAGATGAAGAAGATTTACGGATAAATCGAGTTATGCTTACTGATAAAGGCCAGAACCTGATTGACCGCATAAAAAATGAATCAAGCAATACCTTCCTTTACAGTGCACTTGAAGAAATGGATGAAAAAACCTTAAGTAATTTATCAAATGGTTTAAAGCAGTTGGATGAGAATTTACTCAAATAAAACCAATTAAATTAAAATTAAAATTAAAGATTAAAATAAAAGATAATATAAAAAAGATATTTAACAGGGGATAAATCATGAACACAGAGAAATCTTGTAAGCAGACCAATACTATTGATAATCGAATACCCGCTCTGCTGGTAGCCACGTTAGCTTCATTTTTTACACCTTTTATGGCATCTGCAGTCAATATTGCTCTTCCAGCAATTGGTTATGAGTTTGCTGCAGATGCTATCATATTAAGCTGGATTCCAACAGCATATTTATTAGCATCTGCTGTTTTTGCAGTGCCTTTTGGAAGAATAGCCGACATACATGGCATGAAGAAGATATTTACATACGGCATAATCATTTTTACATCAGCAACCTTTTTATCAGGTGTAGCCCCCTCTGTAATTTCACTTATTGCATTCAGAGTTTTACAGGGGATCGGTTCTGCAATGATATTTGTTACAGGTTTAGCTATTATAACATCTGTATACCCTCCAAAAGAACGAGGAAAAGCAATAGGTATAAATATTGCGGCAGTTTACACAGGTTTATCAATGGGCCCTGTTCTAGGGGGAATATTAACACATTATCTCGGGTGGAGAAGCATATTCTATGTAATTATACCCTTAGGATTACTTGTAATTGCCCTTACCTCATTGAAAGTCAAAGGAGAATGGGCCGAATGTAAGGGAGAAAATTTCGATTATTTAGGGTCAATTATCTATGGTATCGCCATTATAATGTTGATGTATGGCTTTTCAATAGTTCCCGAGACTTCAGGAATTATACTATTAATTTCAGGCATTATAGGAATTTTAGCGTTTGCAATGTTCGAATTAAGGGTTAAAAATCCTGTTTTTGAAGTAAGGCTCTTCAAAAATATAACCTTCGGATTTTCCAGCGCGGCAGCTTTAATTAATTACAGTGCCACATTTGCAGTTACATACCTTTTAAGCCTTTATCTGCAGTACATAAAAGGGTTTGATGCCCTATCTGCAGGACTAATTCTTGTAGCCCAGCCTGCAGTTATGGCAATCACCGCACCAGTAGCAGGAAGATTATCGGATAAATTCTCACCAGGAGCAATAGCATCAATAGGAATGGCGATTACGGCAGCCAGCCTTTACTTCCTGACATTCCTAGACAGCAATACTGGTCTTGAGTTCATCATAGTAGTTTTATTGATACTCGGATTTGGATTAGGATTGTTCTCATCACCAAACACCAATGCAATTATGGGATCAGTTCAAAAAAGATTTTACGGTATTGCATCAGCTACTGTAAGCACGATGCGTCTTATTGGGCAGATGCTCAGCATGGGAATAGCTTTGCTGATATTTTCAATAGTTATTGGAAATGTTCAGATACTGCCAAGCAGTTACCCTGCCCTGTTAGTCAGTATAAAAATTGTATTTACAATTTGTGCAGTTCTCTGCTTTATAGGCATATTCGCTTCACTGGCCAGGAAATAACTTTTGGCCAGTGCACTAAATTCTCAATTCTCATTTCTTATATTTTTATTTTAATTTGATTATTATCTCTTAAATCATGTTTAATGTTTTAATATTCTTATTTTATATAAAATACCGATATTTTAATGAAATATACTAATTTTAGCCATTAAAACACCAAATTTATTAGACCTACAGTCAATAACCATTGACATTTAGTAAAGTTTATATAACATTATGTAAAGTACTATTTACATGAGGAGATTTAATGGGGGACATTCTTAAAATAAATAAAAAAACATCATTTGTAATTTATATAGTTTTAGATACATTATTGGTTGGAATGGGAATGGGCGTACCATTTTTTTGTATATTATTTGGATTTCCAGCAGGATGGTATCTTTCAAAAAGTTTAAAACATCAAAAATTGCAGATCAATGACATTTCAAGCAGAATTTTAAAATATGCAACCCTCACATCTCTAGTTACGTTAGCATGGATGTTAATCATATGGGGGCCTATGATTACAATGCTGCAGAATCCATCTGCAAATTTTACAGATTTTGGAATTCCATTAATCCTTTATGACCCCAAGTTAAGCTTCATTGGATGGATTACCCTTATGATATTCATATCTCCATTTTTACAGCTGCTTATGACAGTTTTCGCTTCACACGTTGCTATATGGAGATTATTTAAAAAAAAACAAATGAGTAAAAATAACTAAAGGTGAAATCATGAATTCAAAGTCAGGAATAATCATGAAAATACTTTCAATTTTCGAATCAGGTTTATTTATAAAAATATTATCAGTTTTTATAACAGGACTGTGGATTGCAGGCCTATTACTGGCAGATATTTACATTATTATACTGGCAGTTGTATTTTTAATTGCATTAAGTACCGTTTTATATATCCATAGAGATAATTTGAAAGAAATATTCCAAAAAGACAGTAATGCTATTGTTGAAGATGAAAGAACCCAATTGATTAATGAAAAAGCCGCTACCATGACTTTAGGAGTCCTTATAGCGGTTATGATCTATGCAGGCATTGTAATTATTGCACTTAGAAACAACTATCCCCAATTTTTACAAGCAGGATATACTTTATTTTTAGCATCAATTTTATGTTTTATACTTTACTTTACATCAAGAGCATATTACACCCACAAATACTAAAATATTCATATAAAGGTGAT from Methanobacterium veterum encodes:
- a CDS encoding MarR family winged helix-turn-helix transcriptional regulator translates to MKKGNITEILRYWEHINKLIRLKHRETAQKYELTFEQFHLMIELDHHAEFKLDTYELPPTVGEIAADIGNAPHTLSERIKRLEKKGMVKKIKDEEDLRINRVMLTDKGQNLIDRIKNESSNTFLYSALEEMDEKTLSNLSNGLKQLDENLLK
- a CDS encoding MFS transporter, with the protein product MNTEKSCKQTNTIDNRIPALLVATLASFFTPFMASAVNIALPAIGYEFAADAIILSWIPTAYLLASAVFAVPFGRIADIHGMKKIFTYGIIIFTSATFLSGVAPSVISLIAFRVLQGIGSAMIFVTGLAIITSVYPPKERGKAIGINIAAVYTGLSMGPVLGGILTHYLGWRSIFYVIIPLGLLVIALTSLKVKGEWAECKGENFDYLGSIIYGIAIIMLMYGFSIVPETSGIILLISGIIGILAFAMFELRVKNPVFEVRLFKNITFGFSSAAALINYSATFAVTYLLSLYLQYIKGFDALSAGLILVAQPAVMAITAPVAGRLSDKFSPGAIASIGMAITAASLYFLTFLDSNTGLEFIIVVLLILGFGLGLFSSPNTNAIMGSVQKRFYGIASATVSTMRLIGQMLSMGIALLIFSIVIGNVQILPSSYPALLVSIKIVFTICAVLCFIGIFASLARK
- a CDS encoding DUF2178 domain-containing protein, with the protein product MNSKSGIIMKILSIFESGLFIKILSVFITGLWIAGLLLADIYIIILAVVFLIALSTVLYIHRDNLKEIFQKDSNAIVEDERTQLINEKAATMTLGVLIAVMIYAGIVIIALRNNYPQFLQAGYTLFLASILCFILYFTSRAYYTHKY